The following are encoded in a window of Acropora muricata isolate sample 2 chromosome 6, ASM3666990v1, whole genome shotgun sequence genomic DNA:
- the LOC136920959 gene encoding fibroblast growth factor receptor-like 1 — MSADKESRDNSFYAQPEDIIASLGNHVVLTCAAEGSPAPEIAWLKDDEKIATRDAVLFQGKGSSTSALTIQSVENKDSGRYACQATSHVTSAISWEAVLAIADTSARNESNGWWVCLFAFFASLLISGVCSSTSYS; from the exons ATGTCTGCTGATAAAGAATCCAGAGACAATTCTTTCTACGCTCAACCAGAAGACATAATTGCCTCCCTCGGTAATCACGTGGTGCTCACATGCGCTGCGGAAGGCTCGCCAGCTCCTGAGATAGCCTGGTTAAAAGATGACGAGAAGATCGCTACTAGGGATGCTGTGTTATTTCAAGGAAAAGGCAGTTCGACTTCAGCTCTTACGATTCAATCTGTGGAAAACAAAGATAGTGGAAGATATGCTTGTCAGGCGACAAGTCACGTGACATCTGCCATATCGTGGGAAGCAGTGCTGGCTATTGCAG ATACTTCTGCAAGAAATGAATCAAATGGTTGGTGGGTTTGtctctttgctttctttgctAGTCTGTTGATTTCAGGCGTTTGTTCCTCTACATCTTATTCTTGA